A stretch of Chionomys nivalis chromosome 2, mChiNiv1.1, whole genome shotgun sequence DNA encodes these proteins:
- the LOC130870198 gene encoding leukocyte immunoglobulin-like receptor subfamily B member 4A isoform X2, whose protein sequence is MTPMLRMLLCLGLSMGYKTAVLAGIFQKPTIWAEPGLVIAQHMPVIIWCQGSWEAQEYYMYKEGSIDPWDRQFPLEQKNKAKFHIDKMSKAFAGIYKCYYKSPAGLSEHSDTLVLVLTGAYDEPSLYVWPSPAVTSGECITMQCISSLGFDRFILIQEGKHKLSLTLDSQQLTEMLFQAHFVLGSVTANHNGTFRCYGCFMNNTQMWSTSSNPLDIQVSGTEIEAIEEPCLQGCPGVACSTCFLIPSRSNYPKLEPHTMDWAL, encoded by the exons ATGACCCCGATGCTCAGAATGCTGTTGTGCCTTG GTCTGAGTATGGGATACAAGACTGCAGTGCTGGCAG GAATCTTCCAAAAACCCACCATCTGGGCTGAGCCGGGCCTTGTGATTGCTCAACATATGCCTGTGATTATTTGGTGTCAGGGGTCCTGGGAGGCCCAGGAGTACTATATGTATAAAGAGGGAAGCATAGATCCTTGGGACAGACAGTTCCCTCTGGAACAGAAGAACAAGGCTAAGTTCCACATTGACAAAATGTCAAAGGCCTTTGCAGGGATATACAAGTGTTACTATAAGAGTCCTGCTGGCTTGTCAGAGCACAGTGACACCCTTGTGCTGGTACTAACAG GAGCCTATGATGAACCAAGCCTGTATGTTTGGCCCAGCCCTGCTGTAACTTCAGGAGAGTGCATAACCATGCAGTGTATCTCATCACTGGGATTTGACAGATTCATTCTGATCCAGGAAGGAAAACATAAGCTCTCATTGACCCTGGACTCACAGCAACTAACCGAGATGCTATTTCAGGCTCATTTTGTTCTGGGCTCTGTGACTGCTAACCACAATGGGACATTCAGATGCTATGGCTGTTTTATGAATAATACTCAGATGTGGTCAACATCAAGTAATCCCCTTGATATTCAAGTCTCAG GAACTGAAATAGAGGCCATAGAAGAGCCCTGCTTACAGGGTTGCCCAGGAGTGGCTTGttcaacctgttttcttataccaTCTAGGTCCAACTACCCAAAGTTAGAACCacacacaatggactgggccctctga
- the LOC130870198 gene encoding leukocyte immunoglobulin-like receptor subfamily B member 4A isoform X1 gives MTPMLRMLLCLGLSMGYKTAVLAGIFQKPTIWAEPGLVIAQHMPVIIWCQGSWEAQEYYMYKEGSIDPWDRQFPLEQKNKAKFHIDKMSKAFAGIYKCYYKSPAGLSEHSDTLVLVLTGAYDEPSLYVWPSPAVTSGECITMQCISSLGFDRFILIQEGKHKLSLTLDSQQLTEMLFQAHFVLGSVTANHNGTFRCYGCFMNNTQMWSTSSNPLDIQVSEFSALQRGGHTIANLIQMVVAALALVTLVILLLEAWHSKRVGKHVTRR, from the exons ATGACCCCGATGCTCAGAATGCTGTTGTGCCTTG GTCTGAGTATGGGATACAAGACTGCAGTGCTGGCAG GAATCTTCCAAAAACCCACCATCTGGGCTGAGCCGGGCCTTGTGATTGCTCAACATATGCCTGTGATTATTTGGTGTCAGGGGTCCTGGGAGGCCCAGGAGTACTATATGTATAAAGAGGGAAGCATAGATCCTTGGGACAGACAGTTCCCTCTGGAACAGAAGAACAAGGCTAAGTTCCACATTGACAAAATGTCAAAGGCCTTTGCAGGGATATACAAGTGTTACTATAAGAGTCCTGCTGGCTTGTCAGAGCACAGTGACACCCTTGTGCTGGTACTAACAG GAGCCTATGATGAACCAAGCCTGTATGTTTGGCCCAGCCCTGCTGTAACTTCAGGAGAGTGCATAACCATGCAGTGTATCTCATCACTGGGATTTGACAGATTCATTCTGATCCAGGAAGGAAAACATAAGCTCTCATTGACCCTGGACTCACAGCAACTAACCGAGATGCTATTTCAGGCTCATTTTGTTCTGGGCTCTGTGACTGCTAACCACAATGGGACATTCAGATGCTATGGCTGTTTTATGAATAATACTCAGATGTGGTCAACATCAAGTAATCCCCTTGATATTCAAGTCTCAG AATTCTCAGCATTACAGCGCGGAGGTCACACAATTGCAAACCTCATCCAGATGGTTGTGGCTGCCTTGGCTCTAGTGACTCTAGTGATTCTTCTGTTAGAGGCTTGGCACAGCAAGAGAGTTGGAAAACATGTAACCAGGAGATAA